AAAAACTATCGCCGTTTTGCAGCCTTAATCCCAGCATGTTAAACTATGGTAAATAACCTTTCAGGGAGGACAGCTATGGCCATGAAGATTGACCACATAGCTATTGCAGTCCACAGCCTTGAAGAAGCCCTTAGAGTTTATAGAGACCTTCTTGGCCTTGAGCTGAAGGGTGTGGAGCAGGTGCCTGAACAGGGGGTTCGCATCGCTTTTCTACCAGTGGGGGAAACCCGGCTTGAGCTTTTAGAGCCACTATCTACCGAAAGCCCCGTGGCCAAGTTTCTGGAAAAGCGAGGCGAAGGTATACATCACATCTGTTTTGAAGTGGAAGATCTGGAAAAAACCCTGCAAGATTTAGCCGGTAAAGGGGTCAAACTTATAGATGAACAACCCCGGATAGGGGCTCACGGCCGAAAGATGGCTTTTGTTCACCCCAAGAGCCTTCATGGTGTTCTTTTGGAACTCTACCAAAGGGAGGAAAACCTTGGTTAATTTAGCCCTCACCATTTTAGCCGCTTTTGCCGGGGCTCTCCTTCTCTTTGTCCTCATGGTTATTCTCTACAATTGGTTGCAGAGCAGAAGGCAGGGATACCCCTTTGAGGCTCAGATTGAAGCAGCCCTTCTGCCTCTTATCTTTTACGGGATATGTGCCGCTTACCGCTTGGGGGAAAGAGCCGTGGATGAAGGATATGAGCGCCTTCGCGGGGCCGATAAGAAACTCATAGCGGATTCCATTTATGCCATGCTGCCCGACAAAATCGGAAATTTTGACCTTACCCTGGTGAAAAGCATTATAACCAGGGAAAGGTTTCAACAACTTGTGCAAAACGCTTTTGATACCTTTGACCGTTTTTACGTGGAGCACAAGGCGCACTTTGACAAGCTATTTGAAGAATGGAAGAAAACCCATCAGCCCCGGCGGCTGGAGGAGGCTTCTGCTCAAGCTACCTCTGGCTTTATAAGGCCGTAATTGCCGTCTTTGCGGCGGTAAATGACATTTATCTGACCATCTTCGGCATTTATAAAGATAAAGAAATCGTGGCCTAAGAGTTCCATCTGTTCAATAGCCTCTTCCTCGGACATGGGGGAGATAGGAAAAGTTTTAACCTTTACAATCCTGGGGGTCTCCTCAACTATTTCCTCTGGAATCTCTTCCTGGAAGCGGCCCCGTCCCTTTTCGTACAGCTTACCCTTATAGCGTTCAATCCTGCGGTAAAGTTTATCCACCACCGCATCTACGGCTGCAAAGATATCGGCAGAGGTCTCTTCAGCTCTTATAAAAGCCCTTGAGCTTCGCAAGGTTATCTCAACCCGATGGCTATCTTTGGCGTTTTTTGTGTCGTGTCGGGAAAGCTCCACTTTGGCCTCCAGCAAGTTTGGAAGATAGCGAGGCATTTTCCTGAGTTTCTTTTCCAGGTATTCCTTGAGCCTCTCTGTCACTTCAATGTTCCTGGCGTTTATCCTTATCTCCATATCCATAACTACCTCCTTTCCATCCTTTTTCTAGTTTCCAGAGGCCCCAGATGGATAGAACGATAAGCAGCCCCATAATGGCCCAAGCTTCGTAAAGAGAAGCCTGGGTAATGAAAAGGGCTAAAAGCCCAAGCCCTCCGCTCATAAGATAAATAGCCATAACGGCTTCCCTTTTACTCATCCCCATGGCTACGAGCCTGTGAGAAAGATGATCTTTACCCGGATTGGTAAGCGGGTTCAATCTCCGACGAAGGCGTGACAGCACTACAAGAGTGGTATCAAATATTGGCACCCACAGAATTACCACAGGAACCATCCAGGTGACAGCTGGAATATTTTGGGGGAAACGCAATTTTATGCCCACAGCGGAAAGCACAAAGCCTATGAAGAGGCTTCCTGAATCCCCCATGAATATGGTAGCGGGGTTGAAATTGTAAAAGAGAAAGCCCAGGCAGCCTCCCAGGAGGGCAGCTGCCAGCGCGCCCACAAGAACCTGACCGTTCATTGCCGCCAAGAGGAGAAAGAAAGCCGATGCTATAACCGCCACGCCGCTTGAAAGACCGTCCATATTGTCCAATAAATTCAAAGCATTGGTTATACCCACAACCCAGAGGAGGTGGATCAACAAGTTAAGATAATGATAAGGGAAGAGTTGGACGCTCACCCCCGTCATGTAAAGGAGCAAGGCAGCGATGACCTGAATTGCTAATTTGGCCAGAGGCCTCAGCCCCCATCGGTCATCCCATATACCCATGAAGGAAACGATTGTTGCGCCTAACAGGATACTGAAAAGCTGAGGTATGTAGAAGCGGTTACCGGCGAGGATAATGGCGAGGATGAAAGCCCCATAGATAGCTACCCCTCCGAGTTTGGGCATGGGGTGCGCGTGAACCTTTCTGGAAGATGGGTAATCCATAAAACCGAGCTTCGGCGCAAGCTTGCGGGCAAGGGGAGTTCCCGCAAAGGCTATGAGAAGAGCACTGACGAAAATCAAAAAGTAATTAGTCATCATTTATACCCTTCAGCGGCCAAGGATTATCAGCCAAATTTCCTTCACAGAAGGGCGTTTGCCGTACATTAGAATCCCCACCCTGAACAGCTTCTCACCAAGCCATATAGCTATGAAGAGAGAAAGAACGAGAACTACAAGGCTTCCCGCTATATCTATCCAGGGGACTTGCGCGAGGGGTAATCTGAAAAGCATCATGGTGGGGGCGGTGAGGGGAAAGAAAGACAAAATTCTGGCTATGGTCAAATTAGGGTTGGCTATCAAGAAGCCACTAAGTATATAAGGGGCAGCGGCAAACAGGGCAAAAACCCCGGCCAGCTGGTTGCTTTCCCGCATGGTAGCCCCCAAGGAGCCAGTACCAGCCATGAGGAAGGCATAGAGGCTAAAACCCAAAATGTAATATAAGACGACGAGAGCAAGGGTTGAAACTGGCAGAGAGAAAGCCGAAACTGCAAGCAACAGAACGCTTCCTGTGGTGAATCCCAGGACGGTTAGGATCCAGACCATAACCTGGGTAAGGCCAACAGCTCCAAGGCCTATAACTTTCCCCAGCAATAGTTCCATAGGGGAAACTGAAGAGACGATTATCTCCATCACCCTGTTCTCTTTCTCCTCGGCTATGCTTTGAAGCAAGTAGCCTGAAGATACAAAAATTGTCATAATCAGCATAAGACTGAGGAAGTATGGGACGATGAAAATGAAGACAAAGCTCCAGGGCCCACTTCCCTGTGCTTTACCCCCGTTGCTTAGAATTTCTGGCTGAACTTTTAAGGGGTCTGAAACTCTGCGGCTGATTTCAGGTTCCACCTTTCCCCGGAGGAGATGAAAAATAAAGAAGCTTCTGAACCTCCTTGAATCCTCAACAATGGCTGCTTCAAAACTGCTACCTTTGGTTATAAGTTTCACCGTGCCAGTCTCAATGTAATCCGGTGGGATTACCAGAACTGCGTCCAGTTCATCCCTCTTAAGAGCTTTACGGGCCTCTTCTTCCTCTTTTAATAAAGTAAAACTCTCTTCATACTCAGGGAGAAGGGGGGTAAAGAGGCCGGTTCCATCCACAATCCCGATTTTCCTTGAACCACCCTCAAAGAAGCTCTCCAAGGATCTGCCCACACCTCTGAAAAATTCACCTCCAAAGGCCCCTATGAGCAGACCAATTAGAGCCAGCGCCGGGACAATGGCTGTCATTATTATGAAACCAGGCCTTCTGATGTTTGTTAAAAATTCATGCCGAGCTACTGTCCAGATCTTGGAAAGCTGCACCCTTTCTTCCCTCCCTGACCACTTTAACGAAAATTTCCTCCAGAGACACCGGGGCTACCTCAAAAGCCTCAATCTCAACCCCCGCCTCCAGTAAAGCTTTAAGGACACCCTGTTGAGAAGTCCCCTCGGATAACGTTAACAAAAACGAATCGTTTTTTCTCTCCACGGCTGTTACTCCCGGTATGGAAGGCAGTGGCTGTAGGCTCTTCACCATAATACTGTTGGGGGCAAAGAGCCTCTTTATATCCCGGAGAAAACCGTAGAGAACTTTTTCTCCTCGGTTTATGAGGAGTATGCGATCGCACAAAGCTTCTACGAGGTTCATCTGATGGGAGCTCAAAACAATGGTTTTGCCCTCATCGTGTAATTCCCTGAGAAGTCCCTTTATAAGTTCTACGTTCACCGGATCCAGGCCCTGAAAAGGTTCATCCAGGAATATAAGTTCGGGGTCATGGACTATGGAGGCTATAAATTGGAGCTTCTGTTGCATTCCCTTGCTTAGTTCTTTAACTTTACTGTAAGCCCTGTCCAGAAGGTCAACTTTTTCCAGCAATTTGATGGCTCTTTCCTTAGCCACAGAGCCATGGACCCCCTTAAGCTGGGCAAAATAAACCAGGGTTTCCAGAACCTGAAGGCTTTGGTAAAGCCCTCTTTCTTCAGGTAGATAACCAACTTTCTCTTTAACCTCAGAGGGTTTCCGGCCGAAAAGCTTGACCTCTCCTTCGTCGGGCTTAAATATATCCATGAGGATGCGGATGGTGGTGGTTTTTCCGGCGCCGTTTGGCCCCAGGAGTCCAAAGATTTCCCCTCTGTTCACTTCAAAAGAAAGGCCCTTCACAGCTACAAATTCGCCATATCTTTTGACAAGGTTGCGGACTTCTATTACCATTAAGGCCTCCGTGCCCTCATTATACCGCCCAAGCCAGGAAAATCGCAAGCATCAGTTAAACCCAACGCGCAACTTTCGCAAGACTTCCTCAAGTTCTGGTGGTAAAGGGGCTTTGAAATACATCTCTTCCCGGGTAACAGGGTGTTCAAAAGTAAGGGAGTAAGCGTGAAGGAATGGGCGATGGAGCCCTGGGATTGAAGGGCCACGACCGTAGATTTTGTCTCCTGCAATCGGATAACCTTTATAGGAAAAGTGCACTCTTATCTGATGGGTACGTCCAGTTACCGGATACACTTCAAGGTAAGAGTAGCCGGGGAAACGTTCCAGGACCCTGTATTCAGTTATAGCTTCACGCCCCCCCACCACTACTGCCATTTTCTTCCGGTGCTTCGGGCTCCGGCCAATGGGAGCTTCTATCCTACCTCTGGAAGGATGAATCTCCCCCTTAACCAGGGCCAGATAAATTTTGCGGACCCGGCGTTCTTTAAACAGCTTCTGAAGCTCAAGCTTTGTCCTGTCATCCTTGGCCACCACAATTAATCCCGAAGTGTCCTTATCCAGGCGGTGCACTATTCCTAACCTCGTCCGTTCTTCCATCCCCCTTAGCTCCGGCCAGCGAGCTAATATGGCGTTGACGAGAGTATCAGAAGTATGGCCAGGGGCAGGATGCACAACTAAACCGGCTGGCTTGTTGATAACGATAAACCAGCGGTCTTCGTATACTACATCCAGAGGGATAGGGAAAGGTTCAGGTTCCAGAGGGGGAGGGGGTGGAATCGTTACTGTTATATGCTCTCCTCCTTTGAGCTTATAGCCAGGCTTGGCTGGAATTCCATTTACCAGGATAAAGCCCTCACGGATTAGCTGCTGTAAGGCAGAGCGAGAGAAGTCCTTCAGTTTTTCTGCCAGGAATTTATCAAGCCTTATGGACCTCGCTTCCGCTATAAGTTCTACCTTCATTTCAAGAGAGAAGGCCCTCGGGGAGCTTTACCACCATTTTCCCCTCTTCAAGGTCTATCCTGATTATTACATCATCCAGGGCTGGGATCAACACCTCCCTTTCATGACCTCCCACCACGTAAACGTCGTTAGCGCCGGTGTAGATTATTTCCTTCACTCGGCCAAGGTAGAGGCCTTCTTCTGTCCAGACTTCAAGGCCGATTATCTCAAACTCGTAATATTCCCCCTCCGCAAGGGGCATGAGTTCTTCCAGAGGAACTGTGAGAATTTGTCCCTTGAGGGCTGAGGCCTCAGCTCGGCTTTCGCATCCCTCCAGTTGGAGTACTGCATGGCTTTTAAAAATCTTTACTTTCTTTACCCTCAGCGGCCGGGCTGTTTGACCGAGATAAACTCTTTCCAGAAGATAAAAACGTTCGGGGAAATCCGTGAGTATTTCTACCTTGACTTCGCCTCTATCTCCCCAGGGCTCTAATATTTTCCCTATCGCTACGAATTTCGGGTAGCCTTCTTTAAATTTAACCTTTCGGCCCGGGTGGGGATGCTTTGACTTCTTCCCCATAGATTTAACGATAGCTCCTGCATCCGGACTTGCCAGAAGGAGGTTAAAGGTAAGAGTCCGGATGAGGCCACGGTGAGGAGCGATTACACAAGCTCAAGCACAACTCTTTTTCCCTGGCGGACAGCCATGACCCGCAAGATGGTGCGCATGGAGTTGATGATTCTCCCGTTGCGGCCGATTATACGCCCCACATCCTCAGGGGCAACGTGGAGCTCAAGGATGGTGGAGTTAGGTCCGGAAACCTCCTCCACACGGACTTTAGAAGGCTCATCCACGATGGCCTTGGCGATGTATTCCACAAGCTCACGCATGGAGATGTCCTGTGTTGATCTTTCCGCTGCCATGGTAGAACCCCCTCCTGACGTGCTTAAGGATTTTGACCCCACCCGGGACCGACAGGTCTATTTACGTTCTTGACTGCCGGAATTTTTCCATGATTCCAGCTTTCTCAAAGAGCTTAAGAACAGCTTCGGTGGGCTGTGCCCCAACCCCAAGCCAGTACAGAGCTCTTTCTTCGTTGATCTGGATTGTATCTGGCTCGGTGCGGGGGTTATAGAAACCAATACTTTCAATGTATTTGCCATCCCTTGGCGCTCTGGAATCGCATACCACGATTCTATAACTGGGTTGCTTCTTCATCCCCATTCTTCTGAGCCTTATCTTTACCAAAGCGTTACCTCCTTTACGACAGGAATCTTAAGAGGCCTGGAAGCCGGCCTTTTTTCATTTCCTTCATCATCCTTTGAACCTGACGGAATTGGACCAGCAACTCGTTAACTTCCTGAACAGTAGTACCAGACCCTCTGGCTATACGCCTTTTACGACTGGCGTTTATGATTTCAGGGCGGCGGCGTTCCTCTGGTGTCATGGAATTTATGATGGCTTCTACTCGTTTAAGCTGACGGTCGGTAAGTTCAAGGGGGAGTTCTCTCGTTAGGCTGGAAAAGCCTGGAATGAGTTCCAAAAGCTGGCTAAGAGGCCCAAGCTTCTTGAGCTCCTTTATTTGCGTGAGGAAATCTTCCAGTGTGAACTCGCCCTGAAGGAGCTTCTCAGTTGCTTTCAGTGCTTTCTCCTGATCAATAACTTCCTGAGCTTTTTCTATAAGGGTTAAAACATCGCCCATGCCCAAAATACGGGAAGCAAGTCTGTCGGGGTGAAACTCCTCCAAAGCATGGAGCTTTTCACCGACTCCAATAAACTTTATTGGGACACCGGTTACCGCCCTTATGGAGATAGCTGCACCACCGCGGGCATCTCCATCCATCTTGGTTAGGATAAGACCCGTAAGGCCAACCCGATGGTGGAATTCCTGAGCTACTTTTACTGCGTCCTGACCTGTCATAGCATCGGCCACTAAGATAACTTCAGCCGGCGATGTCGCTTTCTTTATTTCTTCCAGCTCTCGCATGAGCTCTTCGTTTATGTGAAGGCGGCCGGCGGTGTCCAGGATCACTACTGTATGAAGGTCTGCTCGCGCTTTTTTCAGAGCATTAACGCATATTTGAGGTGATGGAATTGAAGCTTCTTCTTTGTATACTGGAATATCCAACTGACGTCCCAGAACTTCCAGCTGAGCAATAGCTGCTGGACGTCTGGTATCGGCTGCGACCAAGAGGGGAAAAT
The Anaerolineae bacterium genome window above contains:
- the raiA gene encoding ribosome-associated translation inhibitor RaiA codes for the protein MDMEIRINARNIEVTERLKEYLEKKLRKMPRYLPNLLEAKVELSRHDTKNAKDSHRVEITLRSSRAFIRAEETSADIFAAVDAVVDKLYRRIERYKGKLYEKGRGRFQEEIPEEIVEETPRIVKVKTFPISPMSEEEAIEQMELLGHDFFIFINAEDGQINVIYRRKDGNYGLIKPEVA
- the mce gene encoding methylmalonyl-CoA epimerase: MAMKIDHIAIAVHSLEEALRVYRDLLGLELKGVEQVPEQGVRIAFLPVGETRLELLEPLSTESPVAKFLEKRGEGIHHICFEVEDLEKTLQDLAGKGVKLIDEQPRIGAHGRKMAFVHPKSLHGVLLELYQREENLG
- a CDS encoding ABC transporter permease; protein product: MQLSKIWTVARHEFLTNIRRPGFIIMTAIVPALALIGLLIGAFGGEFFRGVGRSLESFFEGGSRKIGIVDGTGLFTPLLPEYEESFTLLKEEEEARKALKRDELDAVLVIPPDYIETGTVKLITKGSSFEAAIVEDSRRFRSFFIFHLLRGKVEPEISRRVSDPLKVQPEILSNGGKAQGSGPWSFVFIFIVPYFLSLMLIMTIFVSSGYLLQSIAEEKENRVMEIIVSSVSPMELLLGKVIGLGAVGLTQVMVWILTVLGFTTGSVLLLAVSAFSLPVSTLALVVLYYILGFSLYAFLMAGTGSLGATMRESNQLAGVFALFAAAPYILSGFLIANPNLTIARILSFFPLTAPTMMLFRLPLAQVPWIDIAGSLVVLVLSLFIAIWLGEKLFRVGILMYGKRPSVKEIWLIILGR
- a CDS encoding RluA family pseudouridine synthase codes for the protein MKVELIAEARSIRLDKFLAEKLKDFSRSALQQLIREGFILVNGIPAKPGYKLKGGEHITVTIPPPPPLEPEPFPIPLDVVYEDRWFIVINKPAGLVVHPAPGHTSDTLVNAILARWPELRGMEERTRLGIVHRLDKDTSGLIVVAKDDRTKLELQKLFKERRVRKIYLALVKGEIHPSRGRIEAPIGRSPKHRKKMAVVVGGREAITEYRVLERFPGYSYLEVYPVTGRTHQIRVHFSYKGYPIAGDKIYGRGPSIPGLHRPFLHAYSLTFEHPVTREEMYFKAPLPPELEEVLRKLRVGFN
- a CDS encoding undecaprenyl/decaprenyl-phosphate alpha-N-acetylglucosaminyl 1-phosphate transferase, producing MTNYFLIFVSALLIAFAGTPLARKLAPKLGFMDYPSSRKVHAHPMPKLGGVAIYGAFILAIILAGNRFYIPQLFSILLGATIVSFMGIWDDRWGLRPLAKLAIQVIAALLLYMTGVSVQLFPYHYLNLLIHLLWVVGITNALNLLDNMDGLSSGVAVIASAFFLLLAAMNGQVLVGALAAALLGGCLGFLFYNFNPATIFMGDSGSLFIGFVLSAVGIKLRFPQNIPAVTWMVPVVILWVPIFDTTLVVLSRLRRRLNPLTNPGKDHLSHRLVAMGMSKREAVMAIYLMSGGLGLLALFITQASLYEAWAIMGLLIVLSIWGLWKLEKGWKGGSYGYGDKDKRQEH
- a CDS encoding KH domain-containing protein; this translates as MRELVEYIAKAIVDEPSKVRVEEVSGPNSTILELHVAPEDVGRIIGRNGRIINSMRTILRVMAVRQGKRVVLELV
- the rpsP gene encoding 30S ribosomal protein S16 yields the protein MVKIRLRRMGMKKQPSYRIVVCDSRAPRDGKYIESIGFYNPRTEPDTIQINEERALYWLGVGAQPTEAVLKLFEKAGIMEKFRQSRT
- a CDS encoding ATP-binding cassette domain-containing protein; translated protein: MVIEVRNLVKRYGEFVAVKGLSFEVNRGEIFGLLGPNGAGKTTTIRILMDIFKPDEGEVKLFGRKPSEVKEKVGYLPEERGLYQSLQVLETLVYFAQLKGVHGSVAKERAIKLLEKVDLLDRAYSKVKELSKGMQQKLQFIASIVHDPELIFLDEPFQGLDPVNVELIKGLLRELHDEGKTIVLSSHQMNLVEALCDRILLINRGEKVLYGFLRDIKRLFAPNSIMVKSLQPLPSIPGVTAVERKNDSFLLTLSEGTSQQGVLKALLEAGVEIEAFEVAPVSLEEIFVKVVREGRKGAAFQDLDSSSA
- the rimM gene encoding ribosome maturation factor RimM (Essential for efficient processing of 16S rRNA); this translates as MGKKSKHPHPGRKVKFKEGYPKFVAIGKILEPWGDRGEVKVEILTDFPERFYLLERVYLGQTARPLRVKKVKIFKSHAVLQLEGCESRAEASALKGQILTVPLEELMPLAEGEYYEFEIIGLEVWTEEGLYLGRVKEIIYTGANDVYVVGGHEREVLIPALDDVIIRIDLEEGKMVVKLPEGLLS
- the ffh gene encoding signal recognition particle protein; translated protein: MFEALTQKLQSIFQRLARKGYLTEADVDSALKEVRLALLEADVHYQVVKDFLARVRERAVGAEVMKSLTPAQQVIKIVYEELVKVLGEGGKLSLTGQPPHVIMLVGLQGCGKTTTAAKLALKLKKEGHFPLLVAADTRRPAAIAQLEVLGRQLDIPVYKEEASIPSPQICVNALKKARADLHTVVILDTAGRLHINEELMRELEEIKKATSPAEVILVADAMTGQDAVKVAQEFHHRVGLTGLILTKMDGDARGGAAISIRAVTGVPIKFIGVGEKLHALEEFHPDRLASRILGMGDVLTLIEKAQEVIDQEKALKATEKLLQGEFTLEDFLTQIKELKKLGPLSQLLELIPGFSSLTRELPLELTDRQLKRVEAIINSMTPEERRRPEIINASRKRRIARGSGTTVQEVNELLVQFRQVQRMMKEMKKGRLPGLLRFLS